Proteins found in one Candidatus Latescibacterota bacterium genomic segment:
- a CDS encoding tRNA-dihydrouridine synthase, with protein sequence MNTSETTDLFLSSRVCLAPMAGFTDAPYRLICREFGADFCVTEMVSADGLVREGDKTHKIMTRLEGEGPVGVQLFGSDPEILAEAAGIAEETGPAFIDLNFGCPAKKVIRRNGGVAIMRDLGLMERICRRVVEAVSLPVTAKIRSGWSAVEENYIEAGRVAQGAGCAAVTIHPRYRTQGFSGSAAWAHIARLGSELDIPVIANGDVKDPEDYFKIVDETGCTLVMIGRGAFGRPWIFREIKERLSVREGSSGKESSGPGSSGQESPDREPFEQMTLSGRLDILGRFLEMEIAWKGEKLALLEMRKFYRWFLRGHPDMKKYRMALVTAETREAVLGHLSLLREEIDNKWMKPA encoded by the coding sequence ATGAACACTTCTGAAACAACCGACCTCTTTCTTTCCAGCCGCGTATGCCTTGCACCTATGGCAGGTTTCACAGATGCACCCTACCGATTGATATGCAGGGAGTTCGGCGCCGACTTCTGTGTGACGGAGATGGTGAGTGCCGATGGCCTGGTGCGCGAGGGAGACAAAACACACAAGATCATGACGAGGCTCGAGGGTGAAGGTCCGGTGGGCGTTCAGCTTTTCGGGTCCGATCCCGAGATACTGGCTGAAGCGGCTGGAATAGCAGAGGAGACCGGGCCTGCCTTCATCGACCTGAATTTCGGTTGTCCGGCAAAAAAGGTCATAAGGAGGAACGGTGGGGTGGCGATCATGCGCGATCTTGGCCTGATGGAAAGGATCTGCCGTCGGGTCGTAGAGGCAGTGAGTCTGCCCGTAACGGCCAAGATACGCAGTGGATGGAGCGCGGTGGAGGAAAATTATATCGAGGCAGGCAGAGTCGCCCAGGGAGCAGGATGCGCGGCAGTGACGATCCACCCCAGGTATCGCACGCAGGGATTCTCGGGCAGCGCCGCATGGGCGCATATCGCGAGGCTCGGGAGTGAGCTTGATATCCCGGTCATCGCCAACGGCGATGTAAAGGATCCAGAGGACTATTTTAAAATAGTTGATGAAACAGGATGCACACTTGTTATGATAGGCAGGGGCGCGTTCGGACGCCCATGGATATTCAGGGAGATCAAGGAACGGCTATCGGTCAGGGAAGGATCTTCCGGCAAGGAATCGTCGGGTCCGGGATCATCCGGTCAGGAATCGCCTGATCGAGAACCATTCGAGCAAATGACTCTCTCAGGTCGACTTGATATCCTGGGGCGATTTCTGGAGATGGAAATCGCATGGAAGGGCGAGAAACTGGCTTTACTGGAGATGCGCAAATTTTACAGGTGGTTTCTCAGGGGGCATCCCGATATGAAGAAATACCGGATGGCGCTTGTCACAGCGGAGACAAGGGAGGCCGTTCTCGGCCACCTGTCGCTGCTCAGAGAGGAGATAGATAATAAATGGATGAAGCCCGCTTAA
- a CDS encoding alpha/beta fold hydrolase, with translation MDVDYIRFMSYPLRVGPPKWIDQLMTFSIDRINTRRDRVDTSRIQTIDIQIESGKAGLADISGSAGIAADFYSIAPAVPRPLIIISHGFLGYRRWGFFPYLSRHLAVNGFHVLTFSFSHCGVDEGTGKITRPDLFASNSVSREIIDLKKVISFAHSEKMPVNANGTRWGLLGHSRGGAVSILVSPDSPEIASIVTWSALSKLDRYTERRKKEWKKRGRLAFNESRAESGLWLDYSYFEDIDAHREQYDLSLRASELKIPHLIVHGRRDAAVTLKEAEGLLLHPRAAEVKMEILEGCGHSFGAVHPMTEPADCLVEACCLSSEWFEKTLKRSAGR, from the coding sequence GTGGATGTTGACTATATCCGTTTCATGTCATATCCTCTGCGGGTCGGTCCGCCGAAGTGGATCGATCAGCTTATGACTTTCTCCATAGACCGGATAAATACGAGGAGAGACAGGGTGGACACATCTCGGATACAGACGATCGACATTCAAATAGAGTCCGGCAAGGCGGGCCTTGCCGATATCAGCGGTTCAGCCGGAATCGCGGCAGATTTCTACTCGATCGCACCGGCAGTCCCCCGCCCCCTGATCATCATCTCACATGGCTTCCTTGGCTACAGACGCTGGGGCTTTTTCCCGTATCTTTCCCGTCATCTTGCTGTCAACGGCTTCCATGTCCTTACATTCAGCTTCTCGCATTGCGGAGTCGATGAGGGGACGGGGAAAATCACGAGGCCGGATCTCTTCGCGTCGAATTCTGTCAGCAGGGAGATCATTGACCTGAAAAAAGTCATCTCGTTCGCCCACTCCGAGAAGATGCCGGTGAACGCCAACGGAACCAGGTGGGGGCTCCTGGGCCACAGCAGGGGCGGCGCCGTTTCTATTCTGGTTTCCCCGGACAGCCCCGAGATCGCTTCGATCGTCACATGGTCCGCCCTCTCGAAACTGGACAGATACACCGAACGCCGCAAAAAGGAATGGAAAAAAAGGGGCCGACTTGCCTTTAACGAATCGCGAGCCGAGTCGGGGCTGTGGCTCGATTATTCGTATTTCGAGGATATCGACGCGCACAGGGAACAATACGATCTTTCGCTCAGGGCATCAGAACTGAAGATCCCCCACTTGATCGTACACGGGCGCCGCGACGCGGCCGTCACGCTCAAGGAAGCAGAGGGCCTGCTCCTTCACCCCCGTGCGGCAGAAGTAAAAATGGAAATACTCGAGGGGTGCGGACACTCCTTCGGGGCAGTACATCCCATGACGGAACCAGCCGATTGCCTGGTCGAAGCCTGCTGCTTGAGCTCCGAATGGTTCGAAAAGACCCTGAAGCGTTCAGCTGGAAGGTAG